A genomic stretch from Caloenas nicobarica isolate bCalNic1 chromosome 3, bCalNic1.hap1, whole genome shotgun sequence includes:
- the ENPP4 gene encoding bis(5'-adenosyl)-triphosphatase ENPP4 isoform X3, producing MNSMLMLLFSGIVACCAHSSGDSTSRLLLVSFDGFRADYLESYKLPHLQEFIEDGVLVKEVTNAFITKTFPNHYTIVTGLYEESHGIVANDMYDADAKKKFSQFNDSDPFWWNEAVPIWVTNQQQGNGASAAAMWPGTDVKINNTTLQFFMKYNFSVTFEERVEKIVAWLNSSNPVVNFATLYWEEPDASGHKYGPDDTENMRKVLEEVDNHIGFLTGKLKALGLWDTINIIITSDHGMASCSPKKLIILDKCIGRNNYTLIDKSPVAAVLPRQNERYVYNLLKKCSDHLKVYLKEEIPERFHYRHNKRIQPIILVADEGWTIVQNESLSKPTPAPAI from the exons ATGAACTCGATGttaatgttacttttttctGGAATAGTCGCCTGTTGTGCTCACTCTTCTGGTGATTCGACATCCAGGTTACTCCTCGTGTCCTTTGATGGCTTCAGGGCTGATTACTTGGAAAGCTATAAACTTCCTCATCTTCAGGAGTTCATTGAGGATGGTGTGCTTGTAAAAGAAGTTACGAATGCGTTTATCACCAAGACGTTCCCAAACCATTACACCATAGTGACAGGTTTATATGAGGAAAGCCATGGCATCGTGGCTAATGACATGTACGATGCGGATGCCAAGAAAAAGTTTTCGCAGTTCAATGATTCAGATCCCTTCTGGTGGAATGAAGCTGTTCCGATTTGGGTAACAAATCAACAGCAGGGAAATGGAGCAAGTGCTGCCGCAATGTGGCCCGGTACTGATGTAAAAATTAACAATACAACCCTTCAGTTCTTTATGAAGTATAACTTTTCAGTAACATTTGaggagagagtggaaaaaattGTTGCGTGGCTGAACAGCTCTAATCCAGTGGTCAATTTTGCTACGTTATACTGGGAAGAACCAGATGCAAGTGGACACAAATATGGACCAGATGACACTGAAAACATGCGCAAAGTATTAGAAGAAGTGGATAATCATATTGGTTTCCTTACTGGTAAACTGAAGGCATTAGGTTTGTGGGACACTATTAATATCATCATAACAAGTGATCATGGAATggcctcctgttctccaaagaAGCTGATTATCCTGGACAAATGCATTGGTCGCAACAACTACACTCTGATAGACAAGAGTCCTGTTGCTGCAGTGCTGCCAAGGCAGA ATGAAAGATACGTGTATAACTTACTGAAAAAATGCAGCGATCACCTGAAAGTATatcttaaagaagaaattccagAGAGATTTCATTATCGTCATAATAAGAGAATTCAACCCATCATTCTGGTTGCGGATGAAGGCTGGACAATTGTACAAAACGAGTCACTTTCAAAAC